Proteins co-encoded in one Papaver somniferum cultivar HN1 chromosome 5, ASM357369v1, whole genome shotgun sequence genomic window:
- the LOC113283317 gene encoding pentatricopeptide repeat-containing protein At3g57430, chloroplastic-like, translating to MGVVGLSSILRNCLPLSAINQIKQTHTQILINGLYQNLTLQTDLILVYSRCNDHLNYAQYIFDRMTDKNMHSWNILISSYVQNSLYHDSLRMFDGFLETGLRPDHFTFPSIFKACAGTGDSCIGKVMHSWVIKLGFEDHVVVRSSLIDFYAKCENLIDANRLFGKMVVRDVVVWNSMIGGFARAGFSKEALFCFKGMQEEGLKMDSRIIPSILTACGKEGDLMKGKEIHGQVVKSLRFSRDIAIGNAIIDMYAKCGCLSNSRLVFKNMNDLSVVTWTTLISSYGVNGKGEESLILFEEMIAAGFKPNCVTFTAILSSCSHSGLIDQGRRIFNSMSSDFGIKPGMEHYACMVDLLGRFGHLEEALELVKNFPGEAAASVWGALLGACRIHKNMEIGEIAANRLFELEARNSSNYIALSNIYESVGRWDNVRKLRSRMKELALVKTPGLSWININDRVFRFFQGDVSLPQMKMAYETLDTMSKIMMLPQGYE from the coding sequence ATGGGAGTAGTGGGGTTGTCTTCAATCCTGAGAAACTGTCTTCCTCTGTCAGCAATCAACCAGATTAAGCAAACCCACACTCAAATCCTCATCAATGGTTTGTATCAAAACCTCACTCTCCAAACTGATCTCATATTAGTCTACTCTAGGTGCAATGACCACCTTAATTATGCTCAATACATATTCGATAGAATGACTGACAAAAATATGCACTCCTGGAACATATTGATCTCTTCTTATGTTCAGAATTCTCTTTATCATGATTCTTTAAGGATGTTTGATGGGTTTTTGGAAACAGGTCTTCGACCTGATCATTTCACATTTCCATCTATCTTTAAGGCTTGTGCAGGAACTGGAGATTCTTGTATCGGTAAGGTGATGCATTCTTGGGTTATTAAACTTGGGTTTGAAGACCATGTTGTTGTTAGGAGTTCGTTAATTGATTTCTATGCTAAATGTGAGAACTTGATTGATGCAAATAGGCTGTTTGGGAAAATGGTGGTTAGGGATGTTGTTGTTTGGAATTCGATGATTGGGGGTTTCGCCAGAGCTGGGTTCTCAAAAGAGGCACTATTTTGTTTTAAAGGAATGCAGGAGGAAGGATTGAAAATGGATTCGAGGATAATACCAAGCATTTTGACTGCCTGTGGGAAGGAAGGAGACTTGATGAAAGGGAAAGAAATTCATGGGCAAGTAGTTAAGAGTCTACGTTTTAGTAGGGATATCGCAATTGGGAATGCTATAATTGATATGTATGCCAAGTGCGGATGCTTAAGCAATTCACGGCTGGTTTTCAAGAACATGAATGACTTGAGTGTTGTAACTTGGACCACATTGATATCTTCATATGGAGTTAATGGGAAGGGAGAGGAGTCATTAATTCTTTTTGAGGAAATGATAGCTGCTGGATTCAAACCCAATTGTGTCACATTCACAGCTATCCTTTCTAGTTGTAGCCACTCTGGTCTTATTGATCAAGGTCGAAGGATTTTCAATTCAATGAGTTCGGATTTTGGAATAAAACCTGGTATGGAGCATTATGCTTGTATGGTGGACCTCCTTGGCCGTTTTGGACATCTCGAGGAGGCATTAGAACTAGTAAAGAATTTTCCGGGAGAAGCAGCTGCTAGTGTTTGGGGTGCTCTACTTGGTGCATGTAGAATTCACAAAAATATGGAGATTGGAGAAATTGCAGCTAATCGACTTTTTGAATTGGAAGCTCGTAATTCTAGTAACTATATTGCGTTGTCTAATATATATGAGTCTGTTGGTAGGTGGGATAATGTTCGTAAATTACGATCAAGGATGAAGGAGTTGGCTTTAGTCAAAACACCTGGTCTCAGTTGGATTAATATCAATGATAGGGTTTTTAGATTCTTTCAAGGTGACGTGTCTCTTCCACAGATGAAAATGGCATATGAGACATTAGACACGATGAGCAAGATAATGATGTTGCCTCAAGGTTATGAATAA
- the LOC113279915 gene encoding extensin-like gives MTTPQNFPFYYFSPPPPQYYPNPPYVTPPPSTPSWSVTPPKPPTPAVSPPAPKRPTPPTVSPPSPKPPTPIVSPPPRKKPTPPMAPPPKKPPTPAVRAPPPPRHFSPPPSPTIKPPPRPLAPPPPHIVPPSPGPSHHTTIIIVFVSLGGLFFLAFLSVALCCFIKKKKKKISQKSEIISIDGHRKVQEKIVPGPNGTEAVMLTIDEDIHIQEAIKKNETVGEGLHAKSVESNAVPHGNGNSSAENTSRTADVGASSSNSNH, from the coding sequence ATGACTACTCCCCAAAACTTCCCTTTCTATTACTTTTCTCCACCACCTCCTCAGTACTACCCAAACCCTCCGTATGTTACGCCGCCACCATCAACTCCATCCTGGTCTGTCACACCACCAAAGCCACCAACTCCAGCAGTCTCACCCCCAGCACCAAAGCGACCTACTCCTCCTACAGTTTCACCACCATCACCAAAGCCGCCAACTCCAATAGTGTCCCCACCACCACGCAAGAAGCCAACTCCACCAATGGCACCACCACCAAAAAAGCCGCCAACTCCAGCAGTGAGAGCACCACCGCCACCCCGTCATTTCAGTCCCCCACCATCTCCCACGATAAAACCGCCACCTCGTCCTCTTGCTCCACCTCCTCCTCATATTGTTCCACCATCACCTGGACCTTCGCACCACACCACAATCATTATTGTATTTGTATCCTTGGGTGGTCTTTTCTTTCTTGCATTCCTCTCAGTAGCTCTGTGTTGCtttattaaaaagaagaagaagaagatatctcaAAAATCTGAGATCATAAGCATTGATGGACATAGGAAGGTGCAGGAAAAAATTGTGCCTGGCCCAAATGGTACAGAAGCTGTAATGCTTACCATTGATGAGGATATCCATATTCAGGAAGCAATCAAGAAGAACGAAACAGTTGGTGAAGGTTTACATGCAAAGTCTGTAGAGAGTAACGCAGTCCCCCATGGCAATGGTAATAGCTCTGCAGAAAACACTTCGCGAACTGCTGACGTTGGAGCATCTTCTTCCAATTCTAATCATTAA
- the LOC113279916 gene encoding L-arabinokinase-like — protein MAACDYMIGKIGYGTVSEALSYKLPFVFVRRDFFNEEPFIRNMLEYYQNGVEMIRRDLLTGRWAPYLQRAISLKPCYEGGVDGGKVTARILQDMAFGKNNTPQKFSGASRLSDSIVLG, from the exons ATGGCAGCATGTGACTATATGATCG GAAAGATTGGGTATGGAACAGTAAGTGAGGCTCTGTCATACAAGTTGCCTTTCGTATTTGTACGGAGAGACTTCTTTAATGAAGAACCGTTCATTAGAAATATGCTTGAG TATTACCAAAACGGCGTTGAAATGATTAGGAGGGATTTGCTCACAGGACGCTGGGCACCTTACCTTCAGCGTGCAATTAGTTTGAAACCCTGCTATGAAGGAGGGGTTGATGGTGGCAAG GTGACTGCCCGCATACTACAGGATATGGCTTTTGGAAAGAATAATACTCCGCAAAAG TTTAGCGGGGCCAGCAGATTGAGTGATTCCATAGTCCTCGGGTAA